A genomic region of bacterium contains the following coding sequences:
- a CDS encoding 4-hydroxy-3-methylbut-2-enyl diphosphate reductase, producing the protein MKKFDIPLFYRSSLITSIKEYRREQDTRKKDFSPTRLDFGPIVFLIARHFGFCYGVENAIEISYKAISENPNKRIFLLSEMIHNPEVNQDLQSRGVRFIMHTSGEQLIPWDSLTHDDVVLVPAFGTTVEIERRLAEIGIQSYTYDTTCPFVEKVWNKASAIGKDKYSVIIHGKPTHEETRATFSHSRMNAPTMVLRDMGEAKKLGSILLGEIPKKEFYTLFKNQFSEGFDVDRDLERIGVVNQTTMLASDTQAIADYIKEIMIQKYNLNESDIHKHFSDTGDTLCYATNDNQNATYGLLKETADFAIVAGGYNSSNTSHIVELCEQRLPTYLISSQRKIISRDRIDHFDYHKKIELTTKNFIPDKKQITVMLTSGASCPDSVVEEILNKLLSYFDEAKNVSEAMRSFTDLPKNR; encoded by the coding sequence ATGAAAAAGTTTGATATACCGCTTTTTTACCGAAGTTCACTGATCACGTCAATAAAAGAGTACCGCCGGGAGCAGGATACCCGAAAGAAAGATTTTTCACCTACCCGGTTGGATTTTGGTCCGATAGTATTTCTGATAGCCCGGCACTTTGGTTTTTGTTACGGAGTCGAAAACGCTATAGAGATATCCTATAAAGCGATTTCAGAAAATCCAAACAAACGTATTTTCCTTTTGAGCGAAATGATCCATAATCCCGAAGTGAATCAGGACTTGCAAAGCAGAGGGGTTCGCTTCATCATGCACACATCGGGAGAGCAACTGATCCCATGGGATTCATTGACGCATGACGACGTGGTTTTGGTTCCGGCGTTTGGCACCACAGTTGAAATTGAGCGTAGGCTCGCCGAAATCGGGATTCAATCCTATACCTACGACACCACGTGCCCGTTTGTCGAAAAGGTATGGAATAAGGCTTCTGCCATAGGGAAGGATAAATATTCCGTAATCATCCACGGAAAGCCAACTCACGAAGAGACCCGCGCCACTTTTTCGCATAGCCGGATGAATGCGCCGACGATGGTCTTACGTGATATGGGTGAAGCAAAAAAATTAGGCAGTATCTTATTGGGTGAGATTCCGAAAAAAGAGTTTTACACTTTATTCAAAAACCAATTCTCGGAAGGTTTTGATGTTGACCGAGACTTGGAACGTATCGGCGTGGTTAATCAAACGACAATGCTGGCAAGCGACACGCAGGCTATTGCCGACTATATTAAAGAAATCATGATTCAGAAATATAACCTTAATGAATCCGATATTCACAAGCATTTTTCCGATACGGGGGATACGCTGTGTTATGCGACCAATGACAATCAAAATGCAACCTATGGTTTATTGAAAGAAACGGCCGATTTCGCTATCGTTGCCGGAGGTTATAATAGTTCCAACACGTCGCATATTGTGGAGCTGTGCGAGCAGAGATTGCCGACCTACCTGATTTCATCGCAACGAAAAATTATTTCGAGAGATAGGATTGATCATTTTGACTATCACAAAAAGATCGAATTGACAACCAAAAATTTTATTCCAGATAAAAAACAGATCACCGTCATGCTTACAAGCGGCGCATCGTGTCCAGACTCAGTTGTAGAAGAAATATTAAATAAACTGCTTTCCTATTTTGATGAAGCAAAGAATGTTAGCGAGGCCATGAGAAGTTTTACCGATTTGCCGAAAAATAGGTGA
- a CDS encoding insulinase family protein: MKYFRFSGWLVILMALMFLSCAKESGKSFRVAVEYHKLDNGLKVVLSPDPTAPIVTVGVYYNIGFRIEPKDRTGFAHLFEHMMFQGSDNLGKMEFIKLVQRSGGVLNGSTRFDFTNYFEILPAHKLETALWAEADRMKGLKISQDNLKNQQEVVKNEVKVNVLNRPYGGFPWLDMPQYANTNWFNAHNFYGELKDLDAATLEDVSSFFKTYYAPNNAALVIVGDFDSKQALAWVKQYFGALPKSELPAKPDISEPKQEAEKKVNKTDALAKRPALAFAYHMPARNTPEYFAMGILDQILVQGSDSKLFDALVQKKGFTGELTGGINYLGNMFNYNGPMVWMADLIHDPNVAPDSIMAEVDLVIEKLRSEPIDKETYDRAMVKMRSALYSEITGFYGFGTADLLASFAIFDDDPSRINKLEDEFKKVTPKLIQETAKEYLRNSNRTVLVLQTQTSNISKK, encoded by the coding sequence ATGAAATACTTTCGATTTTCAGGATGGCTAGTAATCCTGATGGCTTTGATGTTCCTATCGTGCGCTAAGGAAAGCGGCAAAAGCTTTCGCGTCGCGGTAGAATATCATAAATTGGATAACGGACTCAAGGTGGTTCTTTCACCTGACCCGACCGCGCCGATCGTAACGGTGGGCGTGTATTACAATATCGGTTTTCGCATTGAACCGAAGGATAGGACCGGCTTTGCCCACTTATTTGAACACATGATGTTCCAAGGTTCTGATAATCTTGGAAAAATGGAGTTCATTAAATTAGTGCAGCGCAGCGGCGGCGTGTTAAACGGGTCTACCCGATTTGATTTTACTAACTACTTTGAAATTCTTCCTGCGCACAAACTGGAGACGGCGTTGTGGGCAGAAGCGGACCGCATGAAGGGGTTAAAAATCAGCCAGGATAATTTAAAGAATCAACAAGAAGTTGTGAAGAATGAGGTAAAGGTTAATGTCTTGAATCGTCCGTACGGAGGGTTTCCCTGGCTGGATATGCCGCAATATGCCAATACTAACTGGTTTAATGCGCACAATTTTTACGGTGAGTTAAAAGATCTCGATGCTGCGACACTGGAAGATGTTTCGTCATTCTTTAAAACGTATTATGCGCCGAACAATGCAGCCTTAGTGATCGTCGGCGATTTTGATTCCAAACAAGCGTTGGCATGGGTCAAGCAGTATTTCGGAGCATTGCCTAAGTCTGAACTGCCCGCAAAACCCGATATTAGCGAACCCAAACAAGAAGCCGAAAAGAAAGTGAACAAGACGGATGCTCTTGCAAAACGACCGGCATTGGCGTTTGCGTATCACATGCCTGCACGTAACACGCCGGAGTATTTCGCGATGGGTATTCTTGACCAGATACTGGTTCAGGGCTCTGACAGTAAACTATTTGATGCGCTGGTTCAGAAAAAGGGATTTACGGGAGAATTAACCGGCGGCATCAATTATCTTGGTAATATGTTTAATTATAACGGCCCGATGGTGTGGATGGCCGACCTGATCCATGATCCTAATGTTGCGCCCGATTCTATCATGGCCGAAGTTGATCTGGTAATTGAAAAATTACGCAGCGAACCGATCGATAAGGAAACGTACGATCGTGCCATGGTAAAAATGCGCTCGGCGCTGTATTCTGAAATCACGGGTTTTTACGGATTTGGTACAGCGGACCTTTTGGCCAGTTTTGCCATATTTGATGATGATCCTTCCCGTATAAATAAACTTGAAGATGAATTTAAAAAAGTGACCCCGAAACTTATTCAGGAAACGGCGAAAGAATACTTGAGAAATTCAAATCGCACAGTGCTGGTTCTACAAACCCAAACATCAAACATTTCCAAAAAGTAA
- a CDS encoding insulinase family protein encodes MKTRYVVIIGLLSLLTVSLWAQKETPPAGGTPKDFNLPQKQMVTLPNGFSGTMVAYGKVPKVNIRVVIRTGNIDESPSQVWLADLAGEFLKEGTKTRTAQDLAKAAASMGGSIDVATGSDQVFITGEVLSEFGPDFIKLIGDMIQNPAFPASELERLKNNMVRQLTVQRSEPAGLASEKFSQVMFGDHPYGRYFPTEETINSFTLDHVKEFYDKNYGARRTSIYVVGVFDAKAIENTLTETFGKWKEGTAATQNPPKMSSSRTIYLIDRPGASQSTIYMGLPVIDPSHADYLGLTVMNSMLGGSFGSRITSNIRENKGYTYSPRSTVSIRYRSAYWAEIADVTTDVTGASIKEILFEVNRLQNEVPEKEELDGIKNYLAGTFVLQNSSPAGIANQLSFLSLHGLPDTYLTNYVKNVYAITPEEISKMVKSYIRDSDVAIVIVGDIKKIKKQVETYGKVIQ; translated from the coding sequence ATGAAAACGAGATATGTTGTGATCATCGGCCTGCTGTCTCTTCTGACCGTTTCACTTTGGGCGCAAAAGGAGACGCCGCCGGCCGGAGGAACGCCTAAAGATTTTAATCTTCCGCAGAAACAAATGGTAACATTGCCCAACGGGTTTTCTGGCACCATGGTCGCTTACGGAAAAGTCCCGAAGGTCAATATCCGTGTAGTCATTCGTACGGGAAACATTGACGAATCGCCCTCCCAGGTATGGTTGGCCGATCTGGCAGGTGAATTTCTCAAAGAAGGCACCAAGACGCGCACGGCTCAGGATCTTGCCAAAGCAGCCGCGAGCATGGGCGGATCGATCGATGTGGCTACGGGATCAGATCAGGTATTTATTACCGGAGAAGTCTTATCGGAATTTGGCCCGGATTTTATCAAATTAATCGGGGACATGATTCAGAACCCGGCGTTTCCTGCTTCGGAGCTTGAACGATTAAAAAATAATATGGTGCGGCAGTTAACGGTTCAGCGCTCTGAGCCGGCCGGTTTAGCGTCGGAAAAATTCAGTCAGGTTATGTTCGGAGACCACCCGTATGGCCGCTATTTTCCTACTGAGGAGACGATTAATTCATTTACATTGGATCATGTTAAAGAATTTTATGACAAAAATTATGGCGCTCGACGCACGTCTATTTATGTGGTCGGAGTGTTTGATGCTAAGGCAATCGAGAATACACTTACAGAAACATTCGGCAAATGGAAGGAGGGTACAGCCGCAACACAGAACCCGCCAAAGATGAGTTCGTCGCGTACTATATATCTTATTGATCGGCCAGGAGCATCGCAATCTACGATTTATATGGGTTTGCCGGTGATCGATCCGTCGCATGCAGACTATCTTGGACTAACTGTGATGAATTCCATGCTGGGCGGATCTTTTGGTTCCCGCATCACAAGCAATATTCGTGAAAACAAAGGCTATACGTATTCGCCTAGAAGCACGGTTTCGATAAGATACCGCAGCGCATACTGGGCTGAAATCGCGGATGTAACGACCGACGTAACTGGGGCGTCCATTAAGGAAATATTGTTTGAGGTCAATCGTTTACAGAACGAAGTTCCGGAAAAAGAGGAGCTGGACGGAATCAAAAATTATCTCGCCGGGACGTTTGTGCTGCAAAATTCATCCCCGGCGGGTATTGCCAACCAGCTTAGCTTTTTGAGTTTGCACGGACTTCCGGATACGTATCTTACGAATTACGTAAAAAATGTTTATGCAATTACGCCGGAAGAAATTTCAAAGATGGTGAAGTCGTATATTCGTGATTCAGACGTTGCCATTGTCATCGTCGGCGATATTAAGAAAATAAAGAAACAAGTTGAAACTTACGGTAAAGTTATTCAATAA
- a CDS encoding acetate--CoA ligase family protein → MMNLQLLHPKSIVVVGGSNDIHKPGGKVLKNLIDGRFSGKLYVTNPKEKSIQGISCHTDIRDLPDVDLAIIAIAAKFVPEAVKILTLKKNTRAFIVLSAGFSEVGHEGKQLEDEVVRIVENVGGVMIGPNSIGVLTPHYHGVFTQPIPKLNAKGSDLISGSGATAVFILEAGIPKGLTFSNIFSVGNSAQIGVEEILKYLDESFDPETSSRVKLLYIEKIEKPQMLLKHALSLIQKGCRIAAIKAGSSEAGSRAASSHTGALASSDTAVDALFRKAGIVRCFGREDLINVACVFMHPVFHGKNIAVITHAGGPAVMITDALSKGGMSVPKIEGHHASELLQKLFPGSSVNNPIDFLATGTAEQLGYIIDYVENHFEAIDAMVVIFGTPGLVEVFDAYEVIHQRKKSCQKPIFSVLPSTLTAKNEVEFFLSKGEVSFPDEVLLAQALSKVSHARRPITPEKSVTQIDEGTIRRLLRDVANGYLKPDDVTILFDAAGIPSVKEITVNNSADALKAAHDLKYPIVMKAVGPIHKTDIGGVVLNIRTDEKLLSAFDRLMKIKDVSGVLIQPMLSGIELFIGAKYEPGFGHVILCGLGGIFVEALKDVSNGLLPLTHNEALDMIRGLAGYNLIKGIRGQEGIDENVFAEIIVRLSGLLMLAPEIQELDINPLLGRGKNIIAVDARVRIEKN, encoded by the coding sequence ATCATGAATCTGCAGCTTCTACATCCAAAAAGTATTGTCGTGGTCGGAGGGTCAAATGATATTCATAAACCGGGTGGGAAAGTTTTAAAAAATCTTATCGACGGTAGGTTCTCAGGCAAACTTTATGTGACCAATCCGAAAGAGAAATCTATACAAGGTATTTCTTGTCATACAGATATTCGTGATTTACCGGACGTAGATTTGGCGATCATTGCCATTGCTGCTAAGTTTGTCCCTGAGGCCGTAAAGATATTGACCCTAAAAAAAAACACCCGTGCATTCATTGTCTTGTCGGCAGGATTTAGCGAAGTTGGGCACGAAGGTAAGCAGTTGGAGGACGAAGTTGTGCGGATCGTTGAAAACGTTGGCGGCGTAATGATAGGTCCCAATTCGATCGGCGTTCTAACCCCGCATTACCACGGTGTTTTCACACAGCCAATCCCCAAACTTAACGCGAAAGGCTCCGACCTCATATCCGGTTCCGGGGCAACAGCCGTTTTTATTTTGGAGGCAGGGATTCCAAAGGGACTGACTTTTTCAAATATTTTTTCAGTTGGAAACAGCGCGCAAATCGGCGTCGAGGAAATTCTAAAATATCTTGACGAGTCGTTTGATCCCGAAACAAGTTCAAGGGTCAAATTACTTTACATAGAAAAAATTGAAAAACCGCAGATGCTTCTCAAGCATGCGCTCTCATTGATTCAAAAAGGCTGCAGAATTGCCGCGATTAAAGCGGGCAGTTCCGAGGCGGGAAGCCGCGCCGCATCTTCGCATACGGGCGCACTGGCAAGTTCGGATACGGCGGTAGATGCGCTTTTCCGAAAGGCAGGGATTGTCCGGTGTTTTGGCCGTGAGGACCTGATCAATGTGGCGTGCGTCTTTATGCATCCTGTTTTCCACGGTAAAAATATTGCCGTTATTACACATGCAGGAGGTCCTGCGGTCATGATAACAGACGCTTTATCGAAAGGCGGGATGTCAGTTCCTAAAATTGAAGGACATCACGCGTCGGAACTTTTACAGAAACTTTTTCCAGGATCATCCGTTAACAACCCCATCGATTTTTTGGCAACGGGCACGGCGGAGCAATTAGGGTATATCATCGATTATGTGGAGAATCATTTTGAGGCAATAGATGCTATGGTGGTCATTTTTGGAACCCCAGGCCTGGTCGAAGTATTTGACGCATACGAGGTTATTCATCAAAGGAAGAAATCCTGTCAAAAGCCTATTTTTAGCGTTTTACCATCCACGTTGACGGCAAAAAATGAAGTGGAGTTTTTTCTTTCCAAAGGCGAGGTTAGCTTTCCGGATGAAGTTCTGCTTGCCCAGGCTTTGAGTAAAGTGAGCCATGCAAGACGACCCATCACACCTGAAAAAAGTGTGACCCAAATTGACGAAGGTACCATTCGACGGCTCCTGCGCGATGTTGCAAATGGTTATTTAAAGCCTGATGACGTAACAATCTTATTCGATGCAGCCGGAATTCCGAGTGTAAAAGAAATAACAGTCAATAATTCTGCAGACGCGCTGAAGGCCGCCCATGATCTCAAATATCCGATAGTAATGAAAGCCGTAGGTCCGATTCACAAAACCGACATTGGCGGCGTAGTACTCAATATCAGAACCGATGAAAAACTATTATCAGCATTTGACCGTTTGATGAAAATAAAGGATGTTTCAGGAGTATTAATACAACCGATGTTGAGCGGAATTGAATTATTTATTGGCGCTAAATATGAACCGGGTTTTGGCCACGTTATTTTATGCGGCCTGGGTGGAATTTTTGTTGAAGCACTAAAAGATGTATCCAATGGCCTTCTACCTTTGACGCACAATGAAGCGCTGGACATGATTCGCGGGTTAGCCGGATATAATCTAATTAAGGGAATTCGCGGCCAGGAAGGTATAGATGAAAACGTATTTGCAGAAATAATCGTTCGTTTATCGGGACTGCTGATGCTTGCGCCGGAAATACAGGAATTGGATATCAACCCTCTTCTAGGCCGCGGCAAAAATATCATCGCCGTCGACGCACGCGTCCGGATCGAAAAAAATTAG
- a CDS encoding response regulator, which translates to MADHSEQIKKKLAALQWTENVSKNVLLVDDEIRIAQEVKTLLEKDGYNVTIVPNGKRAMEEIKENPPDLILSDIAIRHINGFDLCRYVKQDPVTKDIPVILITGLTRPDDKIKGIQVGANDFIGKPFDPMELKVRVASAIEMKTLQATLVNVDEVIFAFARAVEARDPYTRGHSERVGRYAMKLAGALGLDPAYQTVLMNGAILHDIGKIGIRDSVLLKSDKLTNQEFEEIKKHPAIGLQICAPLKSSRPLLNIIAYHHEKMDGTGYPYGLIGDTIPFESRITAITDTFDALTSDRPYRKAMRTIEACHILESGIETHYDEDILPVFIEIALRGELANIASEVHDGWSPANHDSDGPMRNLKDFGMMSYIIKS; encoded by the coding sequence TTGGCCGATCATAGTGAACAAATTAAGAAGAAACTGGCCGCATTACAGTGGACGGAAAATGTGTCAAAGAACGTCCTGCTTGTCGATGATGAAATTCGCATAGCCCAAGAAGTAAAAACCCTTCTCGAAAAAGACGGTTATAACGTTACCATCGTGCCCAACGGCAAAAGGGCGATGGAAGAAATAAAGGAAAACCCACCTGACCTGATACTATCCGACATTGCGATACGTCATATCAACGGCTTCGATCTTTGCAGGTACGTTAAGCAAGATCCTGTCACGAAAGATATTCCCGTTATACTCATAACCGGACTAACACGGCCGGACGATAAGATAAAAGGAATTCAGGTTGGCGCAAATGATTTCATCGGAAAGCCGTTTGATCCGATGGAACTCAAGGTTCGCGTGGCATCGGCCATCGAGATGAAAACGCTTCAAGCGACGCTGGTGAATGTAGATGAAGTGATTTTTGCTTTTGCAAGGGCGGTGGAAGCGCGTGACCCTTATACACGCGGCCATTCAGAGCGTGTCGGCAGATATGCTATGAAATTAGCCGGTGCGTTAGGTTTGGATCCTGCATACCAGACGGTTTTAATGAATGGCGCCATTTTGCATGATATCGGCAAAATTGGCATACGTGATAGCGTGTTGCTGAAAAGCGATAAACTCACCAATCAAGAATTTGAAGAAATTAAGAAACATCCTGCAATCGGACTGCAGATTTGCGCGCCGCTTAAATCGAGCAGGCCTCTCTTAAATATCATAGCATATCATCATGAAAAAATGGACGGAACAGGCTATCCTTACGGATTGATCGGGGATACAATTCCGTTTGAATCGCGGATTACCGCTATCACGGATACATTCGACGCATTAACCAGCGATCGGCCGTATCGGAAAGCCATGCGGACAATCGAAGCCTGCCACATACTTGAATCAGGCATTGAAACCCATTATGACGAAGATATCCTACCCGTTTTTATTGAAATAGCATTAAGAGGAGAGCTTGCCAACATAGCTTCGGAAGTGCATGACGGTTGGTCGCCGGCCAATCATGATTCTGACGGACCGATGCGGAATTTGAAAGACTTTGGTATGATGTCGTATATAATTAAGTCGTAA
- a CDS encoding glycosyl hydrolase, whose protein sequence is MKKMHFAVWIGMLMFSFHLPAQQPQKDTTDYFQSKTFSGLKLRLIGPGITSGRIIDLAVNPKDHSNFFVAAASGGVWKTMNGGITFSPVFDSQTSYSIGCVTLDPNNANVVWVGSGENNSQRSVSYGDGVYKSLDGGKNWKNMGLKKSEHIGKIVIDPRNSNVVYVAAQGPLWGPGGDRGLYKSTNGGETWDLSLKISENTGVSDIALDPRDPDVLYVSAYQRRRHVWTLINGGPESAIYKSTDGGKTWAKLSEGLPSGDVGRIGLAISPVNPDVVFALIETSDNSGGFFRSSDRGASWEKRYEYISTSAQYYQEIICDPKDVDRVYSMDTYLKLTDDGGKTWRNLGNEHRHVDDHAIWIDPDNTDHLLIGGDGGLYESYDLGKTFRFSPNLPITQFYRITVDNSEPFYYVYGGTQDNSTWGSPTRTTNNGGITNEDWFLVVGGDGYKAQVDPKDPNIVYGEWQYGGLVRMDRKSGEVLFIQPQPEKGEEHRWNWDTPLLISPHSNTRLYFAANRVFRSDDRGQSWKAVSPDLTRQIDRNKLSVMGKVWGPDAVAKNASTSLFGNIVSLTESPLKENLIFIGTDDGLIQVTEDVQTWRKLDKFPGVPEMTYVSDLFASQHYENVVYASFDNHKNADFKPYLLKSMDKGKSWTSIRGNLPDNGVVYTITEDFVNPNLLFCGTEFGLYFTVDGGKKWIQLKGEFPTIAVRDLEIQKRENDLAIGTFGRGIYILDDYTPLRKLSEDLVKTDAYVFPVKDALMYMPDYSREKYDYGETFYRAKNPDFGAVFTYYLKEEIKSKKQKRKDAEKEAEKKKNVLPYPSFTDLREEDEEQAPYLIFTVTDESGNTIRRLTAPAKAGMNRIAWDLRYPNAAPVTEKTETNKFYGMPVLPGKYKVTMSKNENGMITELFGPVEFTARPLNNTTLPAKDRAALVTFQRKVARLQQAVLAVNAAADEVTKRLILIEKSALTAVGANKSLIEKVRQLKIQIAAIQRTMAGDKTLAKRNENQIPPVTERLQYIIDGTWETTSDPTQTQLDAYSIAAEQFGPALAQLKTVIETDLKSIEDQLEKLNAPWTPGRLPEWKME, encoded by the coding sequence ATGAAAAAAATGCACTTCGCAGTATGGATAGGTATGTTGATGTTCAGTTTTCATCTTCCGGCACAACAACCACAAAAAGACACTACTGATTATTTTCAGTCCAAAACATTTTCTGGATTAAAATTGCGATTAATCGGGCCTGGGATTACTTCAGGCCGTATTATCGATTTGGCTGTCAATCCGAAGGATCACAGTAATTTTTTTGTTGCCGCGGCATCCGGTGGCGTTTGGAAAACGATGAATGGCGGCATTACATTTTCACCGGTTTTTGATTCACAAACTTCTTATTCGATTGGCTGTGTCACTTTAGATCCAAATAATGCAAATGTGGTTTGGGTTGGAAGCGGTGAGAATAATAGCCAGCGAAGCGTATCGTACGGCGACGGCGTTTACAAGTCATTGGACGGTGGAAAAAATTGGAAGAATATGGGGTTGAAAAAATCAGAACATATCGGGAAGATTGTCATCGATCCTCGAAATTCAAATGTGGTATATGTTGCCGCACAAGGCCCGTTGTGGGGCCCTGGCGGGGACAGAGGATTATATAAATCAACAAATGGCGGGGAAACCTGGGATCTGTCGCTTAAAATAAGTGAAAATACAGGCGTCTCAGATATTGCACTGGATCCACGCGATCCGGATGTTCTTTACGTTTCGGCTTACCAGAGACGGCGCCATGTCTGGACGCTGATCAACGGCGGCCCGGAGTCGGCTATTTATAAATCAACCGACGGAGGAAAGACGTGGGCGAAATTATCCGAGGGACTTCCGTCCGGAGATGTCGGCCGAATCGGATTAGCGATTTCTCCGGTCAATCCGGATGTAGTGTTTGCTCTGATTGAAACGTCAGATAATTCCGGGGGTTTTTTCCGTTCCTCCGACCGCGGCGCATCATGGGAAAAACGATACGAATATATTTCTACCAGTGCGCAGTATTATCAGGAAATAATCTGTGACCCTAAAGACGTCGACCGCGTGTATAGCATGGATACGTATTTAAAATTAACGGATGACGGCGGAAAGACGTGGCGAAATCTTGGTAATGAGCATCGTCATGTGGATGACCACGCCATCTGGATCGATCCGGACAATACCGATCATTTGCTGATTGGCGGCGATGGAGGATTGTACGAATCCTATGATCTCGGAAAAACTTTTCGCTTTTCCCCCAATTTACCTATCACGCAGTTTTATCGTATTACGGTGGACAACTCTGAACCTTTTTACTACGTTTACGGCGGTACGCAGGATAACAGCACATGGGGAAGCCCGACACGAACGACCAATAACGGCGGCATAACGAACGAAGACTGGTTTTTAGTTGTTGGCGGGGACGGATATAAAGCCCAAGTGGATCCCAAAGACCCCAATATCGTGTACGGCGAATGGCAGTATGGCGGGCTTGTGCGTATGGATCGAAAGAGCGGCGAAGTGTTGTTCATCCAGCCTCAGCCGGAAAAAGGGGAGGAACATAGATGGAACTGGGATACACCGCTTTTGATCAGTCCTCATTCGAATACGCGTTTATATTTTGCGGCGAATCGCGTTTTTCGAAGCGACGATCGAGGCCAGTCATGGAAAGCGGTTAGTCCCGATCTTACCCGCCAGATCGACCGTAATAAACTTTCGGTCATGGGTAAAGTATGGGGCCCGGATGCAGTTGCTAAAAATGCATCTACGTCGCTATTTGGGAATATCGTTTCGCTCACGGAATCACCATTGAAAGAAAATTTGATTTTCATCGGAACAGATGACGGTTTGATTCAGGTGACGGAAGACGTGCAGACTTGGCGGAAGCTTGACAAATTTCCCGGAGTGCCTGAAATGACCTACGTGAGCGATCTTTTCGCTTCTCAGCATTATGAAAACGTTGTGTATGCTTCGTTTGATAATCACAAGAACGCGGATTTCAAGCCTTACTTATTGAAGAGTATGGATAAAGGAAAGTCGTGGACTTCCATTCGCGGAAATCTTCCGGATAACGGCGTCGTATACACGATCACGGAGGACTTTGTCAATCCAAACCTGCTTTTCTGTGGAACGGAATTTGGTTTGTATTTTACCGTGGACGGCGGTAAGAAATGGATCCAGCTTAAAGGTGAATTTCCAACAATCGCTGTACGGGATTTGGAAATTCAGAAGCGCGAAAACGACCTTGCGATTGGGACATTCGGGCGGGGTATATATATTTTAGATGATTATACTCCGCTGCGTAAACTATCGGAGGATCTTGTAAAGACGGATGCGTACGTGTTTCCGGTTAAGGACGCATTAATGTATATGCCGGATTATTCGCGTGAGAAATACGATTACGGAGAGACATTCTATCGCGCAAAAAATCCCGATTTCGGAGCTGTATTTACATACTACTTAAAAGAAGAAATAAAATCAAAAAAACAAAAACGTAAGGACGCTGAAAAAGAAGCTGAGAAGAAAAAAAATGTTTTGCCGTACCCGTCGTTCACCGATCTGCGCGAGGAGGATGAGGAACAGGCTCCATATCTGATATTTACAGTAACAGATGAAAGCGGTAATACTATCCGCCGTCTGACCGCTCCGGCAAAAGCGGGCATGAACCGTATCGCGTGGGACCTGCGTTATCCGAATGCGGCGCCCGTAACGGAAAAAACAGAAACGAACAAGTTTTACGGAATGCCTGTACTTCCCGGCAAGTATAAAGTTACCATGTCAAAAAATGAGAACGGCATGATCACTGAACTTTTCGGACCTGTTGAATTTACAGCGCGTCCTTTGAATAACACGACCTTACCTGCGAAAGACCGCGCGGCATTGGTCACGTTCCAACGAAAAGTTGCGCGCCTCCAACAAGCCGTTCTAGCGGTGAATGCAGCGGCGGATGAGGTCACTAAGCGTCTTATCCTCATTGAGAAATCCGCTCTGACCGCCGTCGGCGCAAATAAATCGCTCATTGAAAAAGTTCGCCAACTTAAGATACAGATCGCGGCAATTCAACGAACCATGGCCGGGGACAAAACGCTGGCAAAACGGAACGAAAATCAAATTCCGCCGGTAACGGAAAGACTGCAATATATTATCGACGGAACATGGGAAACTACATCCGATCCAACTCAAACCCAGCTTGATGCATACAGCATTGCGGCGGAACAATTTGGTCCGGCGCTTGCTCAATTAAAGACTGTTATCGAAACGGATTTGAAGTCGATAGAAGATCAACTGGAAAAACTTAACGCGCCTTGGACGCCCGGACGCCTGCCTGAGTGGAAAATGGAATAG